The following coding sequences are from one uncultured Bacteroides sp. window:
- a CDS encoding glycoside hydrolase family 127 protein, with protein sequence MKGKYLLFISCICTLFLSSCTTSYEQPEAAIREVAFTQVHFSDSFWAPRIETNRIVSIPSAFKECEKNGRFDNFALAAGLIKGEQKGDFSFDDTDPYKIIEGASYSLAVKYDKSLDAYLDSVIALIAGAQEKDGYLCTCVTNKCTRLSGWWGTHRWEKINSHELYNCGHLYEAAIAHYKATGKKTLLNVAIKNADLICKVFGPNKGQKHVPSGHPIVEMALAKLYNVTGNEKYIQLAKYFIEETGRGTDGHKLSEYSQDYMPILEQTEIKGHAVRAGYLYSGVADVASLTHDDAYFNALQKIWSNMVGKKMYITGGIGSRAQGEGFGPNYELHNHQAYCETCAAISNVFWNQRMFLATGDAKYIDVVERAMYNGVISGVSLSGDKFFYDNPLESMGEHERQKWFGCACCPGNITRFMPSIPNYVYATQDDDIYVNLYVQSQSSINTRSNTIELKQITAYPWEGKIALTINPEKDSKFAIRLRIPGWAKDSPVPSDLYSFTDKATSINLSVNGKEQSYKESDGYITLVRTWKKGDQILLDLPMPVRRIKANSNVKDDEGKVTIQRGPIVYCLEGYDQSDRHALNKYIPAESSFETAFEKDLLNGIMVLKGKGKEVETSGKEKEVTLTAIPYSTWNNRGADEMTVWIPQSATYTHPIPAPSIASQAHSFTISQSKKQSEPISRKELAWGVNDQWEPKSSSDISKPYFYWWLKEGSLEAMVYEFDTPKTVSNVEVYWLDFDHYDGNFRVPASWMLYYKEGNTWKKVENKNPYEVKKDCYNKLNFKPVTTSGLKITAQLQKGESGGIIEWKVNK encoded by the coding sequence TTTGGGCCCCAAGAATAGAGACTAACCGAATCGTTTCCATTCCTTCAGCATTTAAAGAGTGTGAGAAGAATGGGCGATTCGATAATTTTGCTCTTGCTGCAGGATTAATAAAAGGGGAACAAAAAGGAGATTTTTCCTTCGATGATACCGACCCATATAAAATAATAGAGGGGGCTTCTTATTCTCTTGCCGTAAAGTATGATAAAAGTCTAGATGCTTATCTAGATAGTGTAATAGCACTAATCGCAGGCGCACAAGAGAAAGACGGATATCTTTGTACCTGCGTCACTAACAAATGTACCCGATTATCCGGATGGTGGGGAACCCACCGCTGGGAAAAGATCAATAGCCATGAACTATACAATTGCGGACACCTATATGAGGCTGCGATTGCCCACTACAAAGCAACCGGAAAAAAAACGTTACTCAATGTCGCTATAAAAAATGCTGATCTTATCTGTAAAGTGTTCGGCCCTAACAAAGGACAAAAACATGTCCCCTCAGGACACCCCATTGTTGAAATGGCATTAGCTAAACTTTATAACGTTACCGGAAACGAAAAATATATCCAACTAGCTAAATATTTCATAGAAGAAACAGGACGCGGTACAGACGGACATAAACTCAGCGAATATAGTCAGGATTATATGCCCATCTTAGAACAAACAGAAATAAAGGGACATGCCGTACGGGCAGGATATTTATATTCAGGAGTAGCTGATGTAGCATCCTTGACGCATGACGATGCATACTTTAATGCCCTACAGAAGATCTGGAGCAACATGGTAGGAAAGAAAATGTATATTACCGGTGGGATTGGCTCTAGAGCCCAAGGAGAAGGATTTGGTCCCAATTATGAACTCCACAACCATCAAGCTTATTGCGAAACTTGTGCAGCCATATCCAATGTTTTTTGGAATCAACGAATGTTCCTAGCTACAGGTGATGCAAAATATATAGATGTAGTAGAACGAGCCATGTATAATGGAGTAATCTCTGGAGTATCATTAAGCGGAGATAAATTTTTCTATGATAACCCTTTGGAATCAATGGGAGAACATGAACGTCAAAAATGGTTTGGATGTGCTTGTTGCCCAGGAAACATTACTCGTTTCATGCCTTCTATTCCAAACTATGTATATGCCACTCAAGATGATGATATTTATGTAAACCTCTATGTTCAAAGCCAAAGTTCCATTAATACGCGCTCAAACACAATAGAATTAAAACAAATAACTGCCTACCCATGGGAAGGGAAAATTGCATTAACCATCAATCCTGAAAAAGATTCTAAATTTGCGATCAGACTGCGCATACCAGGATGGGCCAAAGATTCACCCGTTCCTTCTGATCTCTACTCTTTCACCGATAAAGCAACTTCTATTAACCTATCTGTAAACGGTAAAGAGCAATCCTATAAAGAGTCTGATGGATATATAACTTTAGTTCGTACTTGGAAAAAAGGTGATCAGATATTATTGGATCTTCCAATGCCTGTGCGCCGCATCAAAGCGAATTCAAACGTAAAAGACGATGAAGGCAAAGTAACAATACAGCGTGGTCCGATTGTCTATTGTTTAGAAGGTTATGATCAATCCGATAGACATGCTTTAAACAAATACATCCCCGCTGAGAGCTCTTTTGAGACAGCATTTGAGAAAGATTTACTAAATGGTATTATGGTACTTAAAGGAAAAGGGAAAGAGGTTGAAACAAGCGGAAAAGAAAAAGAAGTTACATTAACAGCCATTCCTTATTCAACATGGAATAACCGCGGAGCAGACGAAATGACCGTATGGATACCTCAAAGTGCAACCTATACTCATCCCATTCCGGCACCTAGCATTGCATCTCAAGCCCACTCATTTACAATCAGCCAATCAAAAAAACAATCTGAACCAATCTCTAGAAAAGAATTGGCATGGGGAGTCAACGATCAGTGGGAGCCTAAAAGTTCCTCGGATATTTCTAAGCCTTACTTCTATTGGTGGCTAAAAGAAGGAAGTTTAGAAGCGATGGTTTATGAGTTTGACACCCCCAAAACCGTATCCAACGTAGAAGTTTATTGGCTTGATTTCGACCACTATGATGGTAATTTTCGTGTGCCGGCAAGTTGGATGCTTTACTACAAAGAGGGAAATACATGGAAAAAAGTAGAAAATAAGAACCCATACGAAGTGAAAAAAGATTGCTACAACAAACTCAACTTCAAACCTGTGACCACCTCCGGATTAAAAATAACCGCTCAATTACAAAAAGGAGAATCAGGAGGAATCATCGAATGGAAAGTAAACAAATAA